The following coding sequences are from one Triticum dicoccoides isolate Atlit2015 ecotype Zavitan chromosome 4A, WEW_v2.0, whole genome shotgun sequence window:
- the LOC119286577 gene encoding putative protease Do-like 14 isoform X1: MFRNPRRAALLLAAGAAAAGAGHLLDRGDSATVVTVSASAPLRHLLSTAATGLFSSNPLFAPWQGVFTGGFPILNSFACASVPPANLSNHASGGNSDDSRCCPGCLGRNSIANAAAAVGPAVVNISCMQENGWLREKSLGSGTIIDPDGTILTCAHLVTDFQSTKPGLKGKVSVSLQDGREFEGIVLNFDHHSDIAVLKIKSKTPLPAARLGSSCKLRPGDWVVALGCPLSLQNTVTAGIVSCVDRKSSDLGLGGIRREYLQTDCAINIGNSGGPLVNLDGEIIGVNVMKLRDADGLSFSVPIDYVVKIVEHFKKNGRVVRPWLGLKMLDLNPMVIAQLKERSSSFPDVSKGVLVPMVTPGSPAERAGFAPGDVVTEFDGKPVETIKELGLLVSWGTRLECHLKFLLKGRTMYM; this comes from the exons ATGTTCCgcaacccgcgccgcgccgccctactcctcgccgccggcgccgccgcagcgGGAGCCGGGCACCTCCTCGACCGCGGCGACTCCGCCACGGTCGTCACCGTGTCTGCCTCCGCGCCGCTCCGCCATCTCCTGTCCACCGCCGCCACGGGGCTCTTCTCCAGCAACCCCCTCTTCGCGCCGTGGCAAG GGGTTTTTACAGGGGGTTTCCCTATACTAAACTCTTTTGCATGTGCATCGGTTCCGCCCGCAAACCTGAGCAACCATGCCTCTGGTGGAAACTCTGATGATTCGAGATGTTGCCCAGGATGTCTAGGCAGAAACTCAATTGCCAATGCCGCAGCTGCAGTTGGTCCTGCTGTGGTGAATATTTCTTGTATGCAAG AAAATGGATGGTTGCGAGAGAAGAGCCTTGGATCAGGGACTATAATAGATCCAGATGGGACCATATTGACATGTGCCCATCTTGTTACAGATTTTCAAAGCACAAAACCAGGTCTAAAGGGGAAG GTTAGTGTGAGTTTACAAGATGGTCGTGAATTTGAAGGCATAGTTCTCAATTTTGACCACCACTCAGATATCGCTGTTCTGAAGATCAAGTCCAAGACACCTTTACCAGCTGCAAGACTTGGATCCTCATGTAAGCTTCGACCAGGTGACTGGGTTGTTGCTTTGGGCTGCCCACTTTCTCTTCAGAATACAGTTACAGCTGGCATTGTAAG TTGTGTTGACCGGAAAAGTAGTGATCTGGGTCTTGGAGGAATACGAAGGGAGTATCTGCAAACAGATTGTGCCATCAATATC GGTAACTCTGGAGGTCCTCTTGTGAACCTCGATGGCGAGATCATTGGAGTTAATGTGATGAAACTTAGGGATGCTGATGGTTTGAGCTTTTCAGTACCGATTGACTATGTCGTGAAAATAGTGGAGCACTTCAAGAAAAATGG GAGAGTTGTACGCCCGTGGCTTGGTTTGAAGATGCTTGATCTTAATCCAATGGTCATTGCGCAACTTAAAGAAAGATCAAGTTCTTTCCCTGATGTAAGCAAAGGTGTGCTTGTTCCAATG GTTACACCAGGCTCGCCAGCCGAACGTGCAGGATTTGCTCCTGGGGACGTAGTCACTGAATTTGATGGTAAACCAGTGGAAACGATCAAAGAGCTAGG ATTATTGGTATCATGGGGGACAAGGTTGGAGTGCCATTTAAAGTTCTTGTTAAAAGGGCGAACAATGTACATGTGA
- the LOC119286577 gene encoding putative protease Do-like 14 isoform X2 — protein MFRNPRRAALLLAAGAAAAGAGHLLDRGDSATVVTVSASAPLRHLLSTAATGLFSSNPLFAPWQGVFTGGFPILNSFACASVPPANLSNHASGGNSDDSRCCPGCLGRNSIANAAAAVGPAVVNISCMQENGWLREKSLGSGTIIDPDGTILTCAHLVTDFQSTKPGLKGKVSVSLQDGREFEGIVLNFDHHSDIAVLKIKSKTPLPAARLGSSCKLRPGDWVVALGCPLSLQNTVTAGIVSCVDRKSSDLGLGGIRREYLQTDCAINIGNSGGPLVNLDGEIIGVNVMKLRDADGLSFSVPIDYVVKIVEHFKKNGRVVRPWLGLKMLDLNPMVIAQLKERSSSFPDVSKGVLVPMVTPGSPAERAGFAPGDVVTEFDDYWYHGGQGWSAI, from the exons ATGTTCCgcaacccgcgccgcgccgccctactcctcgccgccggcgccgccgcagcgGGAGCCGGGCACCTCCTCGACCGCGGCGACTCCGCCACGGTCGTCACCGTGTCTGCCTCCGCGCCGCTCCGCCATCTCCTGTCCACCGCCGCCACGGGGCTCTTCTCCAGCAACCCCCTCTTCGCGCCGTGGCAAG GGGTTTTTACAGGGGGTTTCCCTATACTAAACTCTTTTGCATGTGCATCGGTTCCGCCCGCAAACCTGAGCAACCATGCCTCTGGTGGAAACTCTGATGATTCGAGATGTTGCCCAGGATGTCTAGGCAGAAACTCAATTGCCAATGCCGCAGCTGCAGTTGGTCCTGCTGTGGTGAATATTTCTTGTATGCAAG AAAATGGATGGTTGCGAGAGAAGAGCCTTGGATCAGGGACTATAATAGATCCAGATGGGACCATATTGACATGTGCCCATCTTGTTACAGATTTTCAAAGCACAAAACCAGGTCTAAAGGGGAAG GTTAGTGTGAGTTTACAAGATGGTCGTGAATTTGAAGGCATAGTTCTCAATTTTGACCACCACTCAGATATCGCTGTTCTGAAGATCAAGTCCAAGACACCTTTACCAGCTGCAAGACTTGGATCCTCATGTAAGCTTCGACCAGGTGACTGGGTTGTTGCTTTGGGCTGCCCACTTTCTCTTCAGAATACAGTTACAGCTGGCATTGTAAG TTGTGTTGACCGGAAAAGTAGTGATCTGGGTCTTGGAGGAATACGAAGGGAGTATCTGCAAACAGATTGTGCCATCAATATC GGTAACTCTGGAGGTCCTCTTGTGAACCTCGATGGCGAGATCATTGGAGTTAATGTGATGAAACTTAGGGATGCTGATGGTTTGAGCTTTTCAGTACCGATTGACTATGTCGTGAAAATAGTGGAGCACTTCAAGAAAAATGG GAGAGTTGTACGCCCGTGGCTTGGTTTGAAGATGCTTGATCTTAATCCAATGGTCATTGCGCAACTTAAAGAAAGATCAAGTTCTTTCCCTGATGTAAGCAAAGGTGTGCTTGTTCCAATG GTTACACCAGGCTCGCCAGCCGAACGTGCAGGATTTGCTCCTGGGGACGTAGTCACTGAATTTGATG ATTATTGGTATCATGGGGGACAAGGTTGGAGTGCCATTTAA
- the LOC119286577 gene encoding putative protease Do-like 14 isoform X3, producing the protein MFRNPRRAALLLAAGAAAAGAGHLLDRGDSATVVTVSASAPLRHLLSTAATGLFSSNPLFAPWQGVFTGGFPILNSFACASVPPANLSNHASGGNSDDSRCCPGCLGRNSIANAAAAVGPAVVNISCMQENGWLREKSLGSGTIIDPDGTILTCAHLVTDFQSTKPGLKGKVSVSLQDGREFEGIVLNFDHHSDIAVLKIKSKTPLPAARLGSSCKLRPGDWVVALGCPLSLQNTVTAGIVSCVDRKSSDLGLGGIRREYLQTDCAINIGNSGGPLVNLDGEIIGVNVMKLRDADGLSFSVPIDYVVKIVEHFKKNGRVVRPWLGLKMLDLNPMVIAQLKERSSSFPDVSKGVLVPMVTPGSPAERAGFAPGDVVTEFDGKPVETIKELG; encoded by the exons ATGTTCCgcaacccgcgccgcgccgccctactcctcgccgccggcgccgccgcagcgGGAGCCGGGCACCTCCTCGACCGCGGCGACTCCGCCACGGTCGTCACCGTGTCTGCCTCCGCGCCGCTCCGCCATCTCCTGTCCACCGCCGCCACGGGGCTCTTCTCCAGCAACCCCCTCTTCGCGCCGTGGCAAG GGGTTTTTACAGGGGGTTTCCCTATACTAAACTCTTTTGCATGTGCATCGGTTCCGCCCGCAAACCTGAGCAACCATGCCTCTGGTGGAAACTCTGATGATTCGAGATGTTGCCCAGGATGTCTAGGCAGAAACTCAATTGCCAATGCCGCAGCTGCAGTTGGTCCTGCTGTGGTGAATATTTCTTGTATGCAAG AAAATGGATGGTTGCGAGAGAAGAGCCTTGGATCAGGGACTATAATAGATCCAGATGGGACCATATTGACATGTGCCCATCTTGTTACAGATTTTCAAAGCACAAAACCAGGTCTAAAGGGGAAG GTTAGTGTGAGTTTACAAGATGGTCGTGAATTTGAAGGCATAGTTCTCAATTTTGACCACCACTCAGATATCGCTGTTCTGAAGATCAAGTCCAAGACACCTTTACCAGCTGCAAGACTTGGATCCTCATGTAAGCTTCGACCAGGTGACTGGGTTGTTGCTTTGGGCTGCCCACTTTCTCTTCAGAATACAGTTACAGCTGGCATTGTAAG TTGTGTTGACCGGAAAAGTAGTGATCTGGGTCTTGGAGGAATACGAAGGGAGTATCTGCAAACAGATTGTGCCATCAATATC GGTAACTCTGGAGGTCCTCTTGTGAACCTCGATGGCGAGATCATTGGAGTTAATGTGATGAAACTTAGGGATGCTGATGGTTTGAGCTTTTCAGTACCGATTGACTATGTCGTGAAAATAGTGGAGCACTTCAAGAAAAATGG GAGAGTTGTACGCCCGTGGCTTGGTTTGAAGATGCTTGATCTTAATCCAATGGTCATTGCGCAACTTAAAGAAAGATCAAGTTCTTTCCCTGATGTAAGCAAAGGTGTGCTTGTTCCAATG GTTACACCAGGCTCGCCAGCCGAACGTGCAGGATTTGCTCCTGGGGACGTAGTCACTGAATTTGATGGTAAACCAGTGGAAACGATCAAAGAGCTAGGGTAA